One genomic window of Gallaecimonas sp. GXIMD4217 includes the following:
- a CDS encoding DUF1329 domain-containing protein, whose amino-acid sequence MIKPAIISSMVALALASSGAMAKATPEELQKLDTVLTPMGAERAGSEDGSIPAWEGGILKAPAGYSKGDHHLDPFADDPVLYTITKANLDQYRNLLSPGQLKMFETYPDTFKMKVYPTRRSASYPQAVYDATKKYAAIAELVEGGNGVKNTALGIPFPMPENGLEAIWNHILRYRGQAVTRYGGQAAPTASGDYTLIKFDDQLMLKYSEPGVTPQDLEETNILFKFKQKVAEPARLAGTALLVHETMDQVKTPRQAWTYNTGQRRVRRAPNVAYDAPGTASDGLRTTDDFDMFNGSPDRYTWTLKGKRELLIPYNDYKLHSDKVRYEDILKAGHVNPELVRYEKHRVWEVEANLKDGLRHIYKKRVFFIDEDSWQISVADIYDNRNELYRVAMAHGVNYYEVPTHWSTLEVYHDLQSRRYIAIGLDNEERMYDFDAKLQDKDFTPAALRREGLR is encoded by the coding sequence ATGATTAAACCAGCAATTATCTCTTCCATGGTGGCACTGGCGCTTGCTTCCAGCGGTGCCATGGCCAAAGCGACACCGGAAGAACTGCAGAAACTGGACACCGTGCTGACCCCCATGGGCGCCGAACGCGCCGGCAGCGAAGACGGCTCCATCCCGGCCTGGGAAGGGGGCATCCTCAAGGCGCCGGCCGGCTACAGCAAGGGCGACCACCACCTGGATCCCTTTGCCGATGATCCGGTGCTCTACACCATCACCAAGGCCAACCTGGATCAGTACCGCAACCTGCTGAGCCCGGGTCAGCTGAAGATGTTCGAGACCTACCCGGACACCTTCAAGATGAAGGTCTACCCGACCCGCCGCAGCGCCTCCTATCCCCAGGCGGTCTACGATGCCACCAAGAAATACGCGGCCATTGCCGAACTGGTGGAAGGCGGTAACGGCGTCAAGAACACCGCCCTGGGCATTCCCTTCCCGATGCCCGAAAACGGTCTGGAAGCCATCTGGAACCACATCCTGCGCTACCGTGGCCAGGCCGTGACCCGTTACGGTGGCCAGGCGGCCCCGACCGCCAGTGGCGACTACACCCTGATCAAGTTCGATGACCAGCTGATGCTGAAGTATTCCGAGCCGGGCGTGACGCCGCAGGATCTGGAAGAAACCAACATCCTGTTCAAGTTCAAGCAGAAGGTGGCCGAGCCTGCCCGTCTGGCCGGTACCGCCCTGCTGGTACACGAGACCATGGATCAGGTGAAGACGCCCCGTCAGGCCTGGACCTACAACACCGGTCAGCGCCGCGTACGCCGGGCCCCCAACGTCGCCTATGACGCCCCCGGCACCGCCTCCGACGGCCTGCGTACCACCGACGATTTCGACATGTTCAACGGTTCGCCGGATCGCTACACCTGGACCCTCAAGGGCAAGCGTGAGCTGCTGATCCCGTACAACGACTACAAGCTGCATTCGGACAAGGTCAGGTACGAGGACATCCTCAAGGCCGGTCACGTCAACCCCGAGCTGGTGCGCTATGAGAAGCACCGCGTCTGGGAAGTGGAAGCCAACCTCAAGGATGGCCTGCGCCACATCTACAAGAAGCGCGTCTTCTTCATCGATGAGGATTCCTGGCAGATCAGCGTCGCTGACATCTACGACAACCGCAACGAGTTGTACCGTGTCGCCATGGCCCACGGCGTCAACTACTACGAGGTGCCGACCCACTGGTCCACCCTGGAGGTCTATCATGACCTGCAGAGCCGTCGCTACATCGCCATCGGCCTCGACAACGAGGAACGCATGTACGATTTCGACGCCAAGCTTCAGGACAAGGACTTCACGCCGGCCGCCTTGCGCCGCGAAGGCCTGAGGTAA
- a CDS encoding DUF1302 domain-containing protein, with product MLALIAQPSYAVNFTLGDEDQVEVSFDSTFSLGASWRTEKRDLSMIGKANQPQFDWQGLNTFSQADVWNATGAYSTNGDNGDLNFDRGDNFSTVLKGLHELNVRYGDVGAFMRGMYFYDFALMDGDRAWNNSLSGSESDPCRDDEAKDLACRDVRLLDAFLYGDFYFGEYDDIVLSLRAGQQVVNWGESTFIPHGLGEINPIDVSRLKAPGAELKEAFIPIGAIKASLALGENWTLEGFYQYDWEHIWVDAPGTYFSTNDFAGEGGYYNNVQFGFGGRADVDLDFMINALNAQGNDPAAITQTLLGLSTQAALRPRGDKGEREPSDDGQFGLKVNYYSPELNDTEFGLYYVNYHSRRPIISATAMDLTKLGNDVAFIAGLNGGLNDQNIFELQSFTSGFLEYVEDIQMYGFSFNTTVGETALSGEITHRVDEPIQVDDIELVYAAFGEQLAGPAAQAIGGSLYNPALAGISQLSPDRGGDYAAGEYVQGFRLVDTTQAQFTLTHLFGPTLGADSLAMVFEAGGIKIASMPEQDELRFNAPGTDRSGPIAGKEGLALALQDGVETNPFPDDFAWGYRLLAKLDYNNAFAGVNVSPRIFYSHDVEGTTPDPLFLFVESRKSASVGVNFDYQSRWSVDFNYNAFWGGKGTANRLKDRDFVSLSVKYSI from the coding sequence ATGCTGGCCTTGATTGCCCAGCCAAGCTACGCCGTCAACTTTACCTTGGGTGATGAAGATCAGGTTGAAGTCAGCTTTGACTCCACCTTCTCCTTGGGCGCCAGCTGGCGTACCGAGAAGCGCGACCTTTCCATGATCGGCAAGGCCAACCAGCCCCAATTCGACTGGCAGGGACTCAACACCTTCAGCCAGGCCGATGTCTGGAATGCCACCGGCGCCTATTCCACCAACGGTGACAACGGCGATCTCAACTTCGACCGTGGCGACAACTTCAGCACCGTCCTCAAGGGCCTGCACGAGCTGAACGTCCGTTACGGCGACGTGGGCGCCTTCATGCGCGGCATGTACTTCTACGACTTCGCGCTGATGGATGGCGACCGCGCCTGGAACAATTCCCTGTCCGGCTCCGAATCCGACCCCTGTCGCGATGACGAGGCCAAGGATCTGGCCTGCCGCGACGTGCGCCTGCTGGATGCCTTCCTCTATGGCGACTTCTACTTCGGCGAGTACGACGACATCGTGCTGTCGCTGCGTGCCGGCCAGCAGGTCGTGAACTGGGGTGAAAGCACCTTCATTCCCCACGGCCTGGGCGAGATCAACCCCATCGACGTCTCCCGCCTCAAGGCGCCGGGCGCCGAACTCAAGGAAGCCTTCATCCCCATCGGCGCCATCAAGGCCTCCCTGGCCCTGGGCGAGAACTGGACCCTGGAAGGCTTCTACCAGTACGACTGGGAGCACATCTGGGTCGACGCCCCCGGCACCTACTTCTCCACCAATGACTTTGCCGGTGAAGGCGGTTACTACAACAATGTCCAGTTTGGCTTCGGCGGCCGTGCCGACGTCGACCTGGATTTCATGATCAATGCCCTCAACGCCCAGGGTAACGATCCTGCTGCCATCACCCAGACCCTGCTGGGCCTGAGCACCCAGGCGGCCCTGCGTCCCCGTGGCGACAAGGGCGAGCGTGAGCCCAGCGATGACGGCCAGTTCGGCCTGAAGGTGAACTACTATTCGCCCGAGCTCAACGACACCGAATTCGGCCTCTACTATGTGAACTACCATAGCCGCCGGCCGATCATCTCTGCCACTGCCATGGATCTGACCAAGCTCGGTAATGATGTGGCCTTTATCGCCGGCCTCAACGGCGGCCTCAACGACCAGAACATCTTCGAGCTGCAGTCCTTCACCTCCGGTTTCCTGGAGTATGTGGAAGACATCCAGATGTACGGCTTCAGTTTCAACACCACAGTGGGTGAGACCGCCCTGTCCGGTGAGATCACCCACAGGGTCGACGAGCCGATCCAGGTCGACGATATCGAGCTGGTCTACGCCGCCTTCGGCGAGCAGCTGGCCGGTCCCGCCGCCCAGGCCATCGGCGGCAGCCTCTACAACCCGGCCCTGGCCGGCATTTCCCAGCTGAGCCCGGACCGCGGTGGTGATTATGCTGCCGGCGAATACGTGCAGGGCTTCCGCCTGGTGGACACCACCCAGGCCCAGTTCACCCTGACCCACCTGTTTGGCCCCACCCTGGGTGCCGACAGCCTGGCCATGGTGTTCGAGGCCGGTGGCATCAAGATCGCCAGCATGCCCGAGCAGGACGAGCTGCGCTTCAACGCCCCCGGTACCGACAGATCCGGCCCCATCGCCGGCAAGGAAGGCCTGGCCCTGGCCCTGCAGGACGGCGTGGAAACCAACCCCTTCCCGGATGATTTCGCCTGGGGTTACCGCCTGCTGGCCAAGCTGGACTACAACAATGCCTTTGCCGGCGTGAACGTTTCGCCGCGCATCTTCTATTCCCACGATGTCGAGGGTACAACGCCGGATCCGCTGTTCCTGTTCGTTGAAAGCCGCAAGTCCGCCTCCGTGGGCGTGAACTTCGACTACCAGTCTCGCTGGTCCGTGGATTTCAACTACAACGCTTTCTGGGGCGGCAAGGGCACGGCCAACCGCCTGAAGGACCGCGATTTCGTGTCCCTGAGCGTCAAGTACTCTATTTAA
- the nhaC gene encoding Na+/H+ antiporter NhaC, which produces MTQKIKSASLVDALIPVLMLIGLLAAAVTLYGDNSSYGPNQIALLLSAGVAAIIALKNGYKWQVIEKGIVKGISISLGAVLILLAVGSLIGTWLLAGTVPTLIYFGLKVLSPSIFYAASCLICAIVALSIGSSWTVAATIGVALIGVANGLDMSLPITAGAVVSGAYFGDKMSPLSETTNLAPAVAGSELFEHIRHMMWTTVPSIVLALIIFLLLGINAGGEVSSDRISAIQQGLQAQFDISLLHLVPLVVLLTLALKRMPAFPAVFIGALVGGVWAMIFQPDMVLLQAGGEQGGLVTSLKVIWQTLFDGVSVETGNADLDKLLSGGGMSSMLNTVWLIMCAMTFGAVMEHTGLLHRLIEGLLAGAKSTGSLIATTLGTCFGTNVLTADQYISIVMPGRMFKEAYEERGLAPVNLSRALEDGGTITSPLIPWNTCGAYMHSVLMVSPLDYFVYAFFNLINPLLALVYGFLGIKVLKLTPPQQQQ; this is translated from the coding sequence ATGACCCAGAAGATTAAGTCAGCATCCCTTGTGGATGCGCTGATCCCAGTGTTGATGCTGATCGGCCTGCTGGCCGCAGCTGTGACCCTCTATGGCGACAACTCATCCTATGGCCCCAACCAGATCGCCTTGCTCCTCTCTGCCGGCGTGGCCGCTATCATCGCCTTGAAAAACGGTTACAAATGGCAAGTCATCGAGAAAGGTATCGTCAAGGGGATCTCCATCTCCCTGGGCGCCGTGTTGATCCTGCTGGCCGTGGGCTCCCTGATCGGTACCTGGCTGCTGGCCGGCACGGTGCCGACCCTCATCTATTTCGGCCTCAAGGTGTTGAGTCCCAGCATCTTCTACGCCGCCAGCTGCCTGATCTGCGCCATAGTGGCGCTCAGCATCGGCTCCAGCTGGACGGTGGCCGCCACCATAGGTGTGGCGCTGATCGGCGTGGCCAACGGCCTGGACATGTCGCTGCCCATCACCGCCGGTGCCGTGGTTTCAGGTGCCTATTTCGGTGACAAGATGTCGCCCCTGTCCGAAACCACCAACCTGGCCCCGGCCGTGGCCGGCAGCGAGCTGTTCGAGCACATCCGCCACATGATGTGGACCACTGTGCCGTCCATCGTGCTGGCCCTGATCATCTTCCTGCTGCTGGGCATCAATGCCGGTGGTGAGGTCTCTTCCGACCGCATCAGCGCCATCCAGCAAGGCCTGCAGGCCCAGTTCGACATTTCCCTGCTGCACCTGGTGCCCCTGGTGGTGCTGCTGACCCTGGCCCTCAAGCGCATGCCGGCCTTCCCGGCGGTCTTCATCGGCGCCCTGGTCGGCGGTGTCTGGGCCATGATTTTCCAGCCCGACATGGTGCTGCTCCAGGCCGGCGGCGAGCAGGGCGGCCTGGTCACCTCCCTGAAGGTGATCTGGCAGACCCTGTTCGACGGCGTGTCCGTGGAAACCGGCAATGCCGATCTGGACAAGCTGCTCTCCGGCGGCGGCATGTCGTCCATGCTCAACACCGTCTGGCTGATCATGTGCGCCATGACCTTTGGCGCCGTCATGGAACACACCGGCCTGCTGCACCGCCTCATCGAAGGCCTGCTGGCCGGCGCCAAGAGCACCGGCTCGCTGATCGCCACCACCCTGGGCACCTGTTTCGGCACCAATGTGCTCACCGCCGATCAGTACATCTCCATCGTCATGCCGGGCCGCATGTTCAAGGAGGCCTACGAGGAGCGTGGCCTGGCCCCGGTCAACCTGTCCCGGGCCCTGGAAGACGGCGGTACCATCACCTCGCCGCTCATTCCCTGGAACACCTGTGGCGCCTACATGCACTCGGTGCTGATGGTTTCGCCCCTGGACTATTTCGTGTACGCTTTCTTCAATCTGATCAACCCGTTGTTGGCCCTGGTCTACGGTTTCCTTGGCATCAAGGTGCTCAAGCTGACACCGCCCCAACAACAGCAGTAA
- a CDS encoding DUF2835 family protein, translating to MPKHHFTLNLSAQQVLELYRYPDYRLLVRTQANRRLSIPFRHFRPLVTQAGLSGRFEAVIDGSRLIELRRV from the coding sequence ATGCCAAAGCACCATTTCACCCTCAACCTCAGCGCCCAGCAGGTGCTGGAGCTCTACCGCTACCCGGACTATCGCCTGCTGGTACGCACCCAGGCCAACCGGCGCCTCTCCATTCCCTTTCGCCACTTCCGGCCCCTGGTCACCCAGGCCGGCCTGAGCGGCCGCTTTGAGGCGGTCATCGATGGCAGCCGACTGATCGAGCTCAGGCGCGTTTAG
- the pepN gene encoding aminopeptidase N — MANKPVKRLADYQAPDFLIDSVELCFELDDHQTTVRAVSQIRRNGSHRRPLVLDGEGMVLKGVALNGEAVSDYRLDDTSLGIATELDVFTLTVETQLDPAANTLLEGLYKSGGAFCTQCEAEGFRRITYFLDRPDVMAVYTTKVIADKACYPQLLANGNAIERGELDDGRHFVTWQDPHPKPCYLFALVAGDFDLLKDDYTTASGRQVALEIYVDKGRAAQASHAMTSLKAAMKWDEENYGREYDLDIYMIVAVDFFNMGAMENKGLNIFNAKYVLADDDTATDQDYDNIAAIIAHEYFHNWTGNRVTCRDWFQLSLKEGLTVFRDQQFSADWTRSEVGRIKEARVIRTQQFAEDAGPMAHPIRPEAVEEMNNFYTVTVYNKGAEVIRMLHQLLGKDGFRKGSDLYFERHDGQAVTCDDFVTAMADANGRDLSQFRLWYSQSGTPELTLTEHWQDGRYRLTVAQHTRPTADQADKVPLQLPLSIELIGDAGNQELTLDITRAEQSFELGRFERKPLLAPLCGFSAPVRLHFEQGDGELADLMRQASDTFVRFDAAQRLVERIVLARLKGEDHSRAMGLWLHALKTLCDDISLDPALLAELLTVPALPTLMNLSDDIDLDGLIAARTMLHGALFEAMESDLVRLYERAKGRDNAGSRALANAALVILAKGGEGHLAVHQYQHDDGMTLRQGALNAAVAGDIPELDALLADFEARFGDNPQVMDKWLMAQAQRADALERLPALTEHPAFDWQNPNRTRALIGTFVALNPQCHSQAGYDYLAQVLPKLDAINGQATARIVTPLLQWRRFDEARRLGLEALLKGLGSRPGLSADLAELIGKALA; from the coding sequence ATGGCAAACAAACCCGTTAAGCGCCTTGCCGATTATCAGGCCCCGGATTTCCTGATCGACAGCGTCGAACTCTGTTTCGAGCTGGACGACCACCAGACCACCGTCAGGGCGGTGTCGCAGATCCGCCGCAACGGCAGCCACCGACGGCCGCTGGTGCTGGACGGGGAGGGCATGGTGCTCAAGGGCGTGGCCCTGAACGGCGAAGCCGTCAGCGACTACCGGCTCGACGACACCAGCCTGGGCATTGCCACCGAGCTGGATGTCTTCACCCTGACCGTGGAGACCCAGCTGGATCCGGCCGCCAACACCCTGCTGGAAGGCCTCTACAAGTCCGGCGGCGCCTTCTGCACCCAGTGCGAGGCCGAGGGCTTTCGCCGCATTACCTATTTCCTGGACAGGCCGGACGTGATGGCGGTCTACACCACCAAGGTGATCGCCGACAAGGCCTGCTATCCGCAGCTGCTGGCCAACGGCAACGCCATCGAGCGGGGCGAGCTGGACGACGGCCGCCATTTCGTCACCTGGCAGGATCCCCATCCCAAGCCCTGTTACCTCTTTGCCCTGGTGGCCGGCGACTTCGATTTGCTCAAGGACGACTACACCACCGCCTCCGGCCGCCAGGTGGCCCTGGAGATCTACGTGGACAAGGGCAGGGCGGCCCAGGCCAGCCATGCCATGACCAGCCTCAAGGCCGCCATGAAGTGGGACGAGGAAAACTACGGCCGCGAATACGATCTCGACATCTACATGATCGTGGCGGTGGATTTCTTCAACATGGGTGCCATGGAGAACAAGGGCCTCAACATCTTCAACGCCAAGTACGTGCTGGCCGATGACGACACCGCCACCGACCAGGACTACGACAACATCGCCGCCATCATCGCCCACGAGTACTTCCACAACTGGACCGGCAACCGCGTCACCTGCCGGGACTGGTTCCAGCTCAGCCTCAAGGAAGGTCTGACCGTGTTCCGGGACCAGCAGTTCAGCGCCGACTGGACCCGCTCCGAGGTGGGCCGCATCAAGGAGGCCAGGGTGATCCGCACCCAGCAGTTCGCCGAGGACGCCGGCCCCATGGCCCACCCCATCCGCCCCGAGGCGGTGGAGGAGATGAACAACTTCTATACGGTCACCGTCTACAACAAGGGCGCCGAGGTGATCCGCATGCTGCATCAGCTGCTGGGCAAGGACGGCTTCAGGAAGGGCAGCGATCTGTATTTTGAGCGTCATGACGGCCAGGCGGTCACCTGCGACGACTTCGTGACCGCCATGGCAGACGCCAACGGCCGGGATCTCAGCCAGTTCCGACTCTGGTACAGCCAATCCGGTACCCCCGAGCTGACCCTCACCGAGCACTGGCAGGATGGCCGGTACCGGCTGACCGTGGCCCAGCACACCAGGCCGACCGCCGATCAGGCCGACAAGGTGCCCCTGCAGCTGCCGCTCAGCATCGAGCTCATCGGCGATGCCGGCAACCAGGAGCTGACCCTGGACATCACCCGGGCCGAGCAGAGCTTTGAGCTGGGACGTTTCGAGCGCAAGCCGCTGCTGGCGCCGCTGTGCGGCTTCAGCGCCCCGGTGCGGCTGCATTTCGAGCAGGGCGATGGCGAGCTGGCCGATTTGATGCGCCAGGCCAGCGACACCTTCGTGCGCTTCGATGCCGCCCAGCGCCTGGTCGAGCGCATCGTTCTGGCCCGGCTCAAGGGCGAGGACCACAGCCGGGCCATGGGCCTGTGGCTGCATGCCCTCAAGACCCTCTGTGACGACATCAGCCTGGATCCGGCCCTCTTGGCCGAACTGCTGACGGTACCGGCCCTGCCGACCCTGATGAACCTGAGCGACGACATCGATCTCGATGGCCTGATAGCGGCCAGGACCATGCTGCACGGCGCCCTTTTCGAGGCCATGGAAAGCGATCTGGTCCGTCTCTACGAACGCGCCAAGGGCCGGGACAATGCCGGCAGCCGCGCCCTGGCCAATGCCGCCCTGGTGATCCTGGCCAAGGGCGGGGAAGGGCACCTGGCGGTGCACCAATACCAGCATGACGACGGCATGACCCTGCGCCAGGGAGCCCTGAACGCGGCCGTGGCCGGCGACATCCCGGAGCTGGATGCGCTGCTGGCCGACTTCGAGGCCCGTTTTGGCGACAACCCCCAGGTCATGGACAAGTGGCTGATGGCCCAGGCCCAGCGGGCCGACGCCCTGGAGCGGCTGCCGGCCCTGACCGAGCATCCGGCCTTCGACTGGCAAAACCCCAACCGTACCCGGGCCCTGATCGGCACCTTCGTGGCCCTGAATCCCCAGTGCCACAGCCAGGCCGGCTATGACTACCTGGCCCAGGTGCTGCCCAAGCTCGATGCCATCAACGGCCAGGCCACGGCCCGCATCGTCACGCCGCTGCTGCAATGGCGCCGTTTCGACGAGGCGCGCCGCTTGGGCCTGGAAGCGCTGCTGAAGGGGCTGGGGAGCCGGCCCGGGCTCTCTGCCGATCTGGCCGAGCTGATTGGCAAGGCCCTGGCCTGA